One part of the Methylobacterium mesophilicum SR1.6/6 genome encodes these proteins:
- a CDS encoding glycosyltransferase family 4 protein, translating into MTNGRIAVVLKGYPRLSETFIAQEILALERLGLPLEIWSLRRPTDRARHPMHGQIRAPVAYLPEYLYQAPLRVLRGLFAALRRPRLPALLALFARDLRRDPTASRLRRLGQALVLARELPAAVSHIHVHFLHTPASVARYAALLTGRGWSFSAHAKDIWTTPDWELVEKLGNAAWGVTCTRDGLGRLNSLAPGRTHLAYHGLDLDRFPSPPERRDPRDGSDPEAPLRLICVGRLVAKKGHDDLLKALAALPAGLHWRLELIGGGELRRSLEARVRDTALDHRVAFLGALPQPEVVAAMRAADLFVLPTKPAPGGDRDGLPNVLMEAASQALPILATAFAGTPEFIADGVHGILVPPGEPAALAGALVRLARDPALRQRLGDAARARLVRDFSAGAAVALIAARLRISAGLPEPAEAGETELTACAS; encoded by the coding sequence GTGACGAACGGCCGGATCGCCGTCGTGCTCAAGGGCTATCCGCGCCTGTCGGAGACCTTTATCGCGCAGGAGATCCTGGCGCTGGAGCGGCTGGGCCTGCCGCTGGAGATCTGGTCCCTGCGTCGCCCGACCGACCGCGCCCGGCATCCCATGCACGGGCAGATCCGCGCGCCGGTCGCCTACCTGCCGGAATATCTCTACCAAGCGCCGCTGCGCGTGCTGCGCGGTCTGTTCGCAGCCCTTCGCCGCCCCCGGCTCCCGGCGCTGCTCGCGCTGTTCGCCCGCGATCTCCGGCGCGACCCCACGGCGTCGCGCCTGCGCCGGCTGGGACAGGCGCTGGTGCTCGCCCGGGAGCTACCCGCAGCCGTCAGCCACATCCACGTGCACTTCCTCCACACGCCCGCGAGCGTCGCCCGCTACGCTGCCCTGCTGACCGGTCGCGGCTGGAGCTTCTCGGCCCACGCCAAGGACATCTGGACGACGCCGGACTGGGAACTGGTCGAGAAGCTCGGCAACGCCGCCTGGGGGGTGACCTGCACGCGCGACGGCCTCGGCCGCCTGAACAGCTTGGCCCCCGGCCGGACGCATCTCGCCTATCACGGCCTCGACCTCGATCGCTTCCCGTCGCCGCCTGAGCGTCGAGACCCGCGCGACGGCAGTGATCCCGAGGCGCCGCTCCGGCTGATCTGCGTCGGACGACTTGTCGCCAAGAAGGGGCATGACGACCTGTTGAAGGCCCTCGCCGCCCTGCCTGCCGGGCTGCACTGGCGCCTCGAACTGATCGGCGGCGGGGAGCTTCGACGCAGCTTGGAGGCACGCGTGCGGGACACCGCCCTCGACCACCGCGTCGCCTTCCTCGGGGCGTTGCCGCAGCCCGAAGTGGTGGCGGCGATGCGCGCGGCGGACCTGTTCGTCCTGCCGACCAAACCCGCTCCGGGCGGCGATCGGGACGGGCTGCCGAACGTGCTGATGGAGGCCGCGAGCCAAGCCCTGCCGATCCTGGCAACCGCCTTCGCGGGCACGCCGGAATTCATCGCCGACGGCGTGCACGGCATCCTCGTTCCGCCCGGAGAGCCCGCGGCTCTGGCCGGCGCCCTGGTGCGCCTCGCGCGGGATCCGGCGCTGCGTCAGCGCCTGGGCGATGCGGCGCGGGCGCGACTCGTGCGCGACTTCTCGGCGGGGGCCGCCGTCGCGCTGATCGCGGCCCGGCTGCGGATCTCCGCGGGGCTGCCGGAACCGGCCGAAGCCGGCGAGACGGAGCTGACCGCGTGCGCGTCCTGA